The Desertifilum tharense IPPAS B-1220 DNA window TTAACCTATACCACAGATGCCTAGGTTCGATCCCTGCTCGCGGCGTTGGCTTAAAGAGCAGGAGTTGGGCTGGGTTTGGGAGCGATTTTTCTTAAAGGATTTATGATTACTCAACTCGAACGTTTGAGCCAGATGGCAGATGGTCGCTATGCTACGGATGCGGAACTGTTGTTTTTAGAGGAATATATCCAATCTTTTAGCTTGCGCGTGCAGACCTATCGCCAAATTCAAGCTTCAGAAGCAGAACTGTTAGAGCAGGTTCAACATCGAATTCGACAGGTCGATCCGGCGCTGTTGTTGAGCAACCAAACGGACTTGAGTGGAAAATGGAAGCGCGATACGATTCGGGTGCTGCGCTATTCGGCAATTACAG harbors:
- a CDS encoding phycobilisome protein, encoding MITQLERLSQMADGRYATDAELLFLEEYIQSFSLRVQTYRQIQASEAELLEQVQHRIRQVDPALLLSNQTDLSGKWKRDTIRVLRYSAITVLLDDAELLRDRLLFWMQTVMKAFDAQRSCNVTYHVMQQVVQSLFPLDEASLLCPILELNRSLLGAKPE